From Anopheles arabiensis isolate DONGOLA chromosome 3, AaraD3, whole genome shotgun sequence, a single genomic window includes:
- the LOC120899844 gene encoding dmX-like protein 2 isoform X1 yields MNCHQILSGACNAGDRCFAVGSVEGVPFTAYAAGCNIVVLASNFERVQIIPGAVHNYIRISALDASTDTGKIAAAYEDKVCIFEPTPLIHTERASTHGLEYKWVQTGSLQAASHISSLSWNLEGTRLLTGGTVLQLWHERLSKQDDDEPGSVKFEIGGERDPKTPTGEEEADSSSWDCVWKCHTATPVHHMAFSPDGTLFATSGKSDRLVKVWYENKYTLFPNKSFDQSQSQSFAGTPEISYGFVYVAHPRAVTHLSWRKTSKYMPKGSVSNMLVTSCLDNICRIWVETVLPEDGLVNMNQFDPLASQNPKFRTHRHKHRFMQRLKHMKTCFHIRRHAKHSTGGPNGLNGMGPGFGGPGASSGFGNAPIPTLPSTYSVHDFHSYGYHGTGMRSGLHFHLAASINAETDIPLVPSMHTTDPSTQPNFILHWLNNKEMHFTLQAEGILQEMTRKVIEKEEMQNASGSNSEGGGGVGANDPGGSLLMEDGSITDHHRKGQLRSALSQEESNSSEEHPPMHSQHRSHSIGAGSHVGLPSHHSLSNTTSINSLANDGNLHVTDSLDMKIDCLLRDWQHSPDLLFSIHPIDGSYLIWVVEWLDEYHPGSYRQAQVSFSTRIPSAFPLGDAMSMSTTVALYNTGGNLGFRDMIMRGPKSSCGPGGLSNAGQLDVVSDVVTSLPSVMEENEANEDDNAEQASNAETEDRGGEETGDHHASKKDHTGADGAPLEQADILTAPPSPTISMVTKHSNGTLNLWQLTFADRSKFSQVLSIGHASRASGHRFRVNDITCHPVLPLLLTTSHHNIPDIPTGEPAQPGGGTGNRSAGMHRSKDVCAPSGFCSELILWRVDAVGPLSQSGGVSELARINSPEISAFSNVAWIPTLLPSTTLGNLSNSPSACFVASDGECLRVYQAVIDARTLLAEISSSERRCRRMDSLMSLSTESSENAGMLPPILHDKIKIVSQQSTARPGCIIQLDAIDDATHDWQNTQFLHVFQEQLITGERTESMDPFAGANTTLPAGSSIDADGLNPDLKPTIGLMDGGMGAMVDLQRNAQFEQPFYLVVLERTQNGTTLHMWRIVIASQPAAADEMSSSMMYVPDSNLVQDLDDPENLHRPSVVPDDLPKSAGHHRAPLDHASHVNISTTKVCTQELPLPDGVDVIHAAPAAGHLSSSSIYPACFAPYIIVTACSDSTVRFWKCKSTTRKEGGKGAGESESSQVPHYEWCEWEMIRKDQESTIDVNGQLLHISAAYSGRIACAYKYGKSFTRPTKSSDPETRFVNLSVAIYECESTGGSEWVLEDTIHLKNIHLPRIQVDHNLDLSYLYDTRTLQKKQRLNQVLHTLSHDDARSPRSVNGDVTPEALAKPGTGLLAVPSFSTLQSLRKSITEHGNTCPITQKHLVQLDWVSKEDGSHILTVAVGSKILLFTPVSSDLAQSNMKAMKESQSTNRPLLRKASSLAQPHFNDEIRWMKLRQIELTTADGLPPLPMQISWVRDGIFVAGMDSEMHVYSQWKPQSNSLYNVNPQLDIDDMYDTRNLKDEDLRSMAQDSTQRRLANVSSMPVLSRVSSINLNQMLSSADTKKKKTLAAASTGQIGAVAAAAAAADQQQQPGHHDYMTDYGLFEASRIACPVLPQYHPKQLMELLNSGKIRWVKAILAHLVRCISGSYTVRGCGGDEESLNRQRGWSRTRTLSISCPAGTVSPLEPRGSTTQIPEELTLDYAEITSIPPLPLWTLLAADKESTSSNLQQNDEVKDYNELFESNTADESLDDLLDDESGGGETNRHMDRRSSLPEKHFLSHFGPRQGQLLSRLLTHTHLPGLSSLDQMHLLALADTVSTCNIDFAERFAIDAAKTAIAKENLTGVPNTENISTDSLDDCGLRFLLAMKHYNYLLRCLPISQRHSFQKQGVGTSNIVWAFHSESEEELLNLIPSYVKGQPKWHVLKELGVGWWLRNNNLLRQCIERLAKASFQANQDPLDAAIYYMAMKKKSVVWGLYRSKRDEKMTAFFANNFAEDRWRKAALKNAFALLGKQRFEHAVAFFLLANSLNDALEVCLTKLEDLQLALVITRLYEGEHDATPPSFKKLLYEEVLGCDKNGENQDLSRAHPDPFLRSMALWILKDYSGSLSTLLDSQIGSMHPLFDDESAALGSASHHDAGHSTNPNVFNFYVYLRTHPLLIRQHIASSAQDKKRAQVVIAGFSYGDTSTVSGGLATDKQIQLEDSITPLERQLYFTTAHAHFKAGCPALALEVLSKLPTKVIEQETSNVQSPASGLDAKDQSTLIATGTLDWSNETTGKETATSFDWGASTGNSTAMDWGAPVSTQLNGGEDEFKIVWDDDGAAAGDDCESSDDDGGIQIKKKPEPDSLPLIKNTDTEFEDGGSAGGGSLDIMAQQLKFIACLKILMEELSTLATGFEVDGGQLRYQLYVWLEREVEALKQLCNYSTGDSENTAIEDTTTNAEAMDRDTPVLANKFQHDKPTLHEILIQEKQDFEAKVQRAARRKRWLKANETLLRTLLSYCSLHGASGGGLASVRMELVLLLQELQQEKTQQQLLSPLPFPTTLPLLSACVAGNKTVIADPLRYLQSHTHDMLQTMVNMRTPPHMNRAYTFPSGIFVLRDLAVALSACIYQSLCDSDTFSVKQSSSSIDGGSQGCHSPGMETIAKLNASCQSTHLMANAAAHQRRRKYSTDEPLAVSTPPSKWPGVTNLRALLAREKDEDTPRLNVLLCESFVAAYMALFVYALTTCDCHILYRLAGQNFCDSSWSTLFGGGVKKLLRKATSHAQTAQTVQAQMQQESMEGSAEAGASSAEGSVWGAVTSLTKHRVKLNMKLLGPFAGPQGASNMKEDKPTYREQFVPPEMSMVSYFLTKPIPKGLGADEEEYDSADSAVSDLDDEDEDEDVFNDPLNNDPKASQVSAAVRKHRLENTEHSNPNSYSWCIMRFALIRVAQNQLQSFIAIAGIEMQELPVSSPLVHGILRSLSSWQDLLKEELENRGPASVDYIPGCFIESEAKGPAIHKYRSLLERSNTPFSPCLAASAPARRLWNYLVRIESVQEIFIRAVFGKKKSSSSAFDPGTGLGSASASVVDSGTPVGNENNGSLAHHQQHNQNIPEPVRIIHKDQEQISAFCLNMVNPGLLALATPREVQEMDISLLLESPNWMEDECEMDIMNLSKDIESLASSNFLVIHTSTDKHLLNQNISSAQNYGAPSSPQPGIAGQSGRGASVIKGATFPGSQCPRFCKLVIDRSKHLLKPVLKHKVDNIKRMCAHPLMPLYLTGGQDGSVQMWEWGHQQVVCTPRSPGTFAKVTRCRFSQHGNKFGIADGDGNLSLWQVGLASQNNRPFFTYQCHNKGITDFVFLGSCSLVATAGHSSESKNVAIWDTLLPQKKALVAAFTCHDQGASSLAYAPQHQLLISAGKKGDVSIFDVRQRILRHRFQAHEHPIKCLAIDPNEEQFVTGSADGDIKVWGLSIHTQLYSFMGEHARSSFFKHIGQGVTQLQIDQGGRLFSCGADGSMKVRQLPDRESIVHSLY; encoded by the exons GCATACGCGGCAGGATGTAATATTGTGGTGCTAGCGAGCAACTTCGAGCGAGTGCAGATCATTCCCGGTGCGGTGCACAACTACATTCGCATCTCGGCATTAGATGCCAGCACCGATACGGGAAAGATAGCGGCCGCGTACGAGGACAAGGTATGCATCTTTGAACCAACGCCTCTAATCCACACGGAAAGGGCGTCAACGCACGGATTGGAGTACAA gtGGGTGCAAACCGGAAGCTTGCAGGCAGCGTCCCATATCAGTTCGCTTTCGTGGAACCTCGAGGGAACGCGTCTGTTGACGGGAGGGACCGTATTGCAGCTGTGGCACGAGCGCCTATCCAAGCAGGATGATGACGAGCCGGGCT CGGTTAAATTCGAAATCGGAGGAGAGCGTGATCCCAAAACGCCCACCGGTGAGGAGGAAGCCGATAGCAGCTCGTGGGATTGCGTTTGGAAATGTCACACCGCAACACCGGTCCATCATATGGCGTTCAGCCCGGATGGTACGCTGTTCGCTACTTCCGGCAAAAGCGATCGCCTGGTGAAGGTGTGGTACGAGAACAAATACA CCTTGTTTCCTAACAAAAGCTTCGATCAGTCACAGTCCCAAAGCTTTGCGGGTACACCGGAAATTAGCTATGGGTTTGTGTACGTCGCGCATCCGCGTGCCGTAACGCATCTGTCGTGGCGCAAGACGAGCAAGTACATGCCGAAAGGCTCGGTGTCGAACATGTTGGTCACGTCGTGTCTGGATAATATCTGCAGAATTTGGGTAGAGACGGTGCTGCCGGAAGATGGGCTGGTGAACATGAACCAATTTGATCCGCTGGCATCGCAAAACCCAAAGTTCCGCACCCATCGGCACAAGCATCGGTTTATGCAACGGTTGAAGCACATGAAAACATGCTTCCACATACGCCGCCATGCGAAACACAGCACCGGCGGACCGAACGGTCTGAACGGGATGGGACCGGGCTTTGGTGGACCGGGAGCTAGCTCTGGGTTCGGCAATGCGCCGATCCCGACGCTACCCTCGACGTACAGTGTGCACGACTTCCATTCGTACGGCTACCATGGCACGGGCATGAGATCCGGGCTGCACTTTCACCTAGCCGCGTCGATAAACGCCGAAACGGACATACCGCTGGTGCCGTCGATGCACACGACCGACCCTTCCACGCAGCCCAATTTCATACTGCACTGGCTGAACAACAAGGAGATGCACTTTACGCTGCAAGCGGAAGGGATCCTGCAGGAGATGACGCGCAAGGTGATCGAGAAGGAGGAGATGCAAAATGCCTCCGGAAGCAATAGTGAGGGTGGGGGAGGAGTCGGTGCGAACGACCCCGGTGGAAGTCTGCTGATGGAGGACGGTTCCATAACCGATCACCACCGAAAGGGGCAGCTTAGAAGCGCACTGTCCCAGGAGGAGAGTAACAGTAGCGAGGAACATCCACCAATGCATTCGCAGCATCGTTCGCATTCGATCGGAGCAGGCTCGCACGTCGGGCTGCCCAGCCATCATTCGCTTTCGAACACCACGTCCATCAATTCGCTAGCGAACGATGGAAATCTGCACGTAACGGATTCGCTGGATATGAAGATCGATTGCCTGCTCCGCGACTGGCAGCACAGTCCGGATCTGCTGTTCTCGATTCATCCGATCGACGGCAGCTACTTGATTTGGGTGGTGGAGTGGTTGGACGAGTACCATCCGGGCTCGTACCGCCAGGCGCAGGTTTCCTTTTCCACGCGCATCCCGTCGGCTTTCCCGCTGGGAGACGCAATGTCGATGTCCACTACGGTTGCCCTTTACAATACCGGCGGCAATTTGGGCTTCCGAGATATGATCATGCGCGGGCCGAAATCGTCGTGCGGTCCAGGTGGGCTGAGCAATGCCGGACAGCTGGATGTTGTTAGCGATGTGGTCACGTCGCTTCCGAGCGTGATGGAGGAAAATGAGGCCAACGAAGATGATAATGCCGAGCAGGCCAGCAATGCGGAGACGGAGGATCGCGGAGGCGAGGAGACTGGTGACCACCATGCTTCGAAAAAGGACCATACTGGGGCGGACGGTGCCCCACTCGAACAGGCCGATATTTTAACCGCTCCACCCTCGCCCACCATCTCGATGGTCACAAAGCATTCGAACGGAACGCTCAACCTGTGGCAGCTGACTTTTGCCGATCGAAGCAAGTTTTCGCAGGTGCTCAGCATTGGGCACGCCTCGCGTGCCTCCGGTCATCGGTTCCGGGTGAATGACATCACTTGCCATCCAGTGCTGCCGCTATTGCTGACGACGTCGCACCACAACATTCCGGACATACCGACGGGAGAGCCGGCGCAACCCGGAGGTGGGACGGGCAACCGTTCCGCGGGGATGCATCGCTCGAAAGATGTGTGCGCCCCGTCTGGATTCTGCTCCGAGTTGATACTGTGGCGCGTAG ATGCCGTTGGACCATTGTCGCAGTCGGGTGGGGTGAGCGAACTCGCGCGCATCAATTCGCCGGAAATATCTGCGTTCAGTAACGTCGCCTGGATACCGACACTGCTTCCCAGCACAACGCTCGGCAATCTGAGTAACTCACCGTCCGCCTGCTTCGTGGCCAGCGACGGTGAGTGCTTGCGGGTGTATCAAGCCGTGATCGATGCCCGCACGCTGCTGGCCGAGATTTCGAGCTCCGAGCGACGCTGCCGTAGGATGGACTCGCTGATGTCGCTCTCAACCGAGTCTTCGGAGAATGCTGGAATGTTGCCTCCCATATTGCACGACAAAATCAAGATCGTTTCGCAGCAATCGACCGCCCGACCCGGGTGCATCATACAGCTGGATGCGATCGACGATGCGACCCATGATTGGcagaacacacagtttttgcacgtGTTTCAGGAGCAGCTAATCACGGGAGAGCGCACGGAATCGATGGATCCGTTTGCTGGCGCGAACACCACACTTCCAGCTGGATCGAGCATCGATGCGGATGGGCTAAACCCGGACCTAAAGCCTACCATTGGACTTATGGACGGTGGTATGGGGGCGATGGTGGATCTGCAGCGCAACGCCCAGTTCGAGCAGCCGTTCTATCTCGTGGTGCTGGAGCGTACACAGAACGGCACTACGCTGCACATGTGGCGCATCGTAATTGCCTCACAGCCGGCAGCGGCTGATGAAATGAGCAGCAGCATGATGTACGTGCCGGACAGTAACCTTGTGCAGGATTTGGACGATCCCGAGAATCTTCACCGACCTTCGGTAGTGCCGGACGATTTGCCCAAGAGCGCTGGCCATCATCGGGCACCGCTCGATCATGCTTCGCACGTTAACATTTCCACAACGAAAGTGTGCACCCAGGAGCTACCACTACCGGACGGTGTGGATGTCATTCATGCTGCACCGGCAGCCGGTCATCTGAGCTCGTCCTCTATCTATCCAGCCTGTTTTGCGCCGTACATAATCGTTACCGCGTGCTCCGATTCGACGGTGCGCTTTTGGAAGTGTAAAAGCACAACGCGCAAGGAGGGCGGCAAAGGTGCCGGTGAGAGTGAGAGCAGCCAGGTGCCCCATTACGAGTGGTGTGAGTGGGAAATGATCCGCAAAGATCAGGAATCTACGATCGATGTGAACGGGCAGCTGCTGCACATAAGTGCGGCCTACTCCGGGCGAATTGCTTGCGCGTACAAGTACGGCAAATCGTTTACGCGACCCACGAAGAGCAGCGATCCGGAGACGCGCTTCGTCAACCTGAGTGTGGCCATCTACGAGTGCGAGTCAACCGGTGGCAGCGAATGGGTGCTTGAAGATACTATACACCTGAAAAATATTCATCTGCCCCGCATTCAGGTGGACCACAACTTGGATTTAAGCTACCTGTACGACACGCGCACACTGCAGAAAAAGCAGCGCCTCAATCAGGTACTGCACACCCTCTCGCATGACGATGCCAGGTCACCGCGGTCGGTGAATGGCGACGTTACGCCAGAGGCACTGGCGAAACCGGGCACGGGTCTGCTGGCCGTACCAAGCTTCAGCACGCTGCAGTCGCTGCGGAAAAGCATCACCGAACACGGTAATACGTGCCCGATCACCCAAAAGCATCTCGTGCAGCTGGACTGGGTTTCCAAGGAGGATGGATCGCACATTCTTACCGTTGCCGTTGGCAGCAAAATCCTACTCTTCACCCCCGTTAGCAGCGATCTGGCACAGTCGAACATGAAAGCGATGAAGGAATCGCAATCGACGAACCGGCCGTTACTACGCAAGGCTAGCTCGTTGGCGCAACCACATTTCAACGACGAAATTCGCTGGATGAAGCTACGCCAGATCGAGCTCACGACGGCCGACGGTCTGCCCCCGCTACCGATGCAGATCTCGTGGGTGCGGGACGGAATCTTCGTCGCCGGGATGGACTCCGAGATGCATGTGTACTCGCAGTGGAAGCCGCAGAGCAACAGCCTGTACAACGTGAACCCGCAGCTGGACATTGACGACATGTACGATACGCGCAACCTAAAGGATGAGGACCTTCGCTCGATGGCGCAGGACAGCACCCAGCGCCGGTTGGCGAACGTGTCCTCGATGCCGGTTCTGTCTCGTGTCAGCTCCATCAATCTTAACCAGATGCTATCGTCGGCAgatacgaagaagaagaaaacacttGCTGCGGCTAGCACTGGGCAGATAGGTGCGGTGGCGgccgctgcagctgcggccgatcagcagcagcaacctggCCATCACGATTACATGACCGACTATGGGCTGTTCGAGGCTTCGCGCATTGCCTGCCCGGTACTGCCACAGTACCATCCGAAACAGTTGATGGAGCTGCTGAACTCGGGCAAAATACGTTGGGTTAAAGCGATCCTAGCCCATCTTGTTCGTTGCATCAGCGGTTCCTATACGGTGCGCGGATGCGGAGGAGACGAGGAAAGTCTCAACCGACAG CGTGGTTGGTCTAGAACTCGCACTCTTTCCATTAGCTGCCCGGCAGGCACCGTTAGTCCTCTTGAACCAAGAGGATCGACGACACAG ATTCCAGAGGAGCTAACGCTAGACTATGCGGAAATTACATCCATTCCTCCATTGCCCTTGTGGACTCTGCTGGCAGCAGACAAAGAATCGACCAGTAGCAATTTGCAGCAAAATGACGAAGTGAAG GATTACAATGAACTGTTCGAAAGCAACACGGCGGACGAATCGCTTGACGATTTGCTGGACGATGAAAGTGGCGGTGGTGAGACGAATCGCCACATGGATCGACGTTCCTCGCTGCCCGAAAAGCACTTCCTTTCCCATTTTGGTCCCCGCCAAGGGCAGCTGCTTTCGCGACTGCTGACCCACACCCATCTGCCCGGACTGTCGTCGCTCGATCAGATGCATCTGCTCGCGCTGGCAGATACAGTATCTACGTGCAACATTGACTTTGCGGAGCGGTTTGCGATCGATGCTGCCAAAACGGCGATCGCGAAGGAAAATTTGACCGGCGTACCGAACACGGAAAACATTTCGACCGATTCGCTGGACGACTGCGGGCTTCGATTTTTGCTAGCAATGAAACATTACAACTATTTGCTGCGATGTTTGCCGATTTCACAGCGCCATTCGTTCCAGAAGCAGGGCGTCGGGACGTCCAACATCGTGTGGGCATTCCACTCGGAGAGCGAGGAAGAGCTGCTGAATCTAATCCCATCGTACGTGAAAGGTCAACCGAAGTGGCACGTGCTGAAGGAGCTCGGCGTCGGATGGTGGCTGCGAAATAACAACTTGCTGCGCCAGTGCATCGAACGCCTGGCAAAGGCGTCCTTCCAGGCCAATCAGGATCCGCTCGACGCTGCCATCTACTATAtggcgatgaaaaagaaaTCAGTCGTATGGGGACTGTATCGTTCGAAAAGGGACGAAAAGATGACTGCGTTCTTTGCGAACAATTTCGCCGAGGATCGCTGGCGCAAGGCGGCATTGAAGAATGCATTCGCACTGCTAGGAAAGCAGCGATTCGAGCACGCCGTTGCGTTCTTCCTCCTGGCAAATTCGCTCAATGACGCGCTGGAAGTTTGCTTAACGAAGCTGGAAGATTTGCAGCTCGCCCTGGTGATTACGAGATTGTACGAAGGAGAGCACGATGCCACGCCGCCGAGCTTCAAGAAGCTACTGTACGAGGAGGTATTGGGATGCGACAAGAACGGTGAAAATCAGGACCTCAGTCGTGCGCATCCGGATCCATTCTTGCGCTCGATGGCACTTTGGATATTGAAGGACTACTCCGGTAGCTTGAGCACGTTGCTGGACAGCCAGATTGGTAGCATGCATCCCCTTTTCGATGACGAAAGTGCTGCTCTTGGCAGCGCCTCCCATCATGACGCCGGTCATTCGACAAACCCGAACGTGTTCAACTTTTACGTCTACTTGCGTACCCACCCACTGCTCATTAGGCAGCACATAGCCTCCTCGGCACAGGACAAGAAGAGGGCACAGGTCGTCATTGCTGGCTTCAGCTACGGCGATACTAGCACTGTGTCAGGCGGGTTAGCAACGGATAAGCAGATTCAGCTTGAGGACTCCATTACGCCCCTGGAACGGCAGCTTTACTTCACCACTGCCCACGCTCACTTCAAGGCAGGCTGTCCAGCCTTGGCACTGGAGGTGCTGAGCAAATTGCCGACCAAGGTGATCGAGCAGGAAACGAGCAATGTGCAAAGTCCCGCCAGCGGACTCGACGCAAAGGACCAGAGTACACTCATCGCAACAGGTACCTTAGACTGGAGTAACGAAACCACTGGTAAAGAAACGGCCACATCGTTTGATTGGGGTGCCAGTACGGGTAACAGCACAGCTATGGACTGGGGAGCACCGGTGTCGACCCAGCTCAATGGTGGTGAAGATGAGTTTAAAATCGTATGGGATGATGACGGTGCGGCTGCCGGCGATGACTGTGAGAGcagcgatgatgatggaggCATACAGATAAAGAAAAAACCAGAACCGGACAGCCTGCCGCTCATTAAGAACACTGACACTGAGTTCGAAGATGGCGGTTCTGCCGGCGGTGGCAGTCTGGACATAATGGCACAGCAGCTCAAGTTTATCGCGTGTTTAAAGATACTCATGGAGGAGCTTTCGACACTTGCAACCGGCTTTGAGGTGGACGGTGGACAGCTGCGATACCAGCTATACGTGTGGTTGGAGCGCGAGGTAGAAGCTTTGAAGCAGCTGTGTAACTACAGCACCGGCGACTCGGAAAATACCGCCATTGAAGACACAACGACGAACGCAGAAGCGATGGATCGCGATACACCCGTGCTGGCGAACAAATTCCAGCACGATAAACCAACCCTGCACGAAATTCTAATCCAGGAGAAGCAGGACTTCGAAGCAAAGGTGCAAAGGGCGGCGAGACGCAAACGCTGGCTGAAGGCTAACGAAACATTGCTGCGAACGTTGCTAAGCTACTGCTCGCTGCACGGTGCTAGCGGTGGCGGTTTAGCTTCGGTTCGCATGGAGCtagtgctgctgttgcaagaGCTGCAGCAGGAGAAAACGCAGCAACAGCTGCTGAGCCCGTTGCCATTCCCGACCACTCTGCCGCTGCTGAGTGCGTGCGTTGCCGGTAACAAAACAGTCATCGCAGACCCGCTGCGCTATCTCCAATCGCACACGCACGATATGCTACAAACGATGGTCAACATGCGTACACCACCGCACATGAACCGCGCGTACACGTTTCCGAGCGGTATCTTCGTCCTGCGTGATCTTGCCGTCGCGCTTTCCGCTTGCATCTACCAATCGCTGTGCGACTCGGACACGTTCAGCGTGAAGCAGTCGTCCTCGTCGATCGACGGTGGTAGCCAAGGTTGCCACAGTCCCGGCATGGAGACGATTGCGAAACTGAACGCAAGCTGCCAGAGCACGCACCTGATGGCAAACGCGGCAGCTCATCAGCGACGTCGCAAGTATTCGACCGATGAACCGCTGGCGGTGAGCACACCGCCCTCCAAATGGCCCGGCGTGACAAACCTGCGAGCGCTGTTGGCACGAGAGAAGGACGAAGATACACCGCGGCTGAACGTGCTGCTATGCGAGTCGTTTGTGGCCGCTTATATGGCGCTGTTCGTGTACGCTCTGACCACGTGCGATTGTCACATCCTGTACCGTCTAGCCGGGCAGAACTTCTGCGACAGCTCCTGGTCGACACTGTTCGGCGGTGGCGTAAAGAAGCTGTTGCGCAAGGCTACCTCGCACGCGCAAACGGCCCAGACCGTTCAGGCGCAGATGCAGCAGGAAAGCATGGAGGGTTCTGCCGAGGCTGGAGCTAGTAGTGCGGAAGGTAGCGTCTGGGGTGCGGTAACATCGCTTACGAAGCATCGGGTGAAGCTAAACATGAAACTGCTGGGACCGTTCGCTGGACCCCAGGGTGCATCGAACATGAAGGAGGACAAACCCACGTACCGGGAGCAGTTCGTGCCGCCGGAAATGTCTATGGTGTCGTACTTCCTTACGAAACCGATTCCCAAGGGACTGGGGGCGGACGAAGAGGAGTATGATTCGGCCGACTCGGCCGTATCGGATCtcgacgacgaagacgaggATGAGGATGTGTTCAACGATCCGCTAAACAACGACCCCAAAGCATCGCAAGTGTCGGCCGCCGTCCGGAAACACCGACTTGAAAATACCGAACATTCGAATCCGAACTCCTACTCGTGGTGCATTATGCGTTTCGCCTTAATACGCGTGGCGCAGAACCAACTGCAATCGTTCATTGCAATCGCCGGCATCGAAATGCAAG AACTTCCTGTGAGCAGTCCGTTGGTACATGGCATATTGAGATCGTTGTCATCATGGCAAGATCTGCTAAAAGAGGAGCTCGAAAATCGGGGACCTGCTTCAGTTGATTACATTCCAG GCTGCTTCATTGAATCCGAAGCGAAGGGTCCAGCCATTCACAAGTATCGCTCGTTGCTGGAACGTTCCAACACGCCATTTAGCCCTTGCTTAGCCGCATCAGCGCCCGCTAGACGGCTGTGGAACTATTTGGTGCGCATTGAATCCGTACAGGAAATCTTTATACGGGCTGTGTTCGGCAAGAAAAAATCCTCCTCCAGTGCGTTCGACCCTGGAACCGGACTAGGATCCGCATCCGCTTCGGTTGTTGACTCCGGAACGCCCGTCGGCAATGAAAACAATGGAAGCTTGgcgcaccatcagcagcacaaTCAAAACATTCCAGAACCGGTGCGAATCATACACAAAGACCAGGAGCAGATATCAGCCTTCTGTCTTAATATGGTAAATCCTGGCCTGCTCGCACTTGCCACCCCCAGAGAGGTGCAGGAAATGGATATATCGTTGTTGCTCGAGTCGCCCAACTGGATGGAGGATGAGTGCGAGATGGACATCATGAATTTGTCCAAGGACATCGAATCCCTCGCTTCGAGCAATTTTCTCGTCATACACACGTCGACGGATAA GCATCTGCTTAATCAAAACATTAGCAGCGCTCAAAACTATGGTGCACCTTCTAGTCCCCAACCTGGCATTGCTGGACAATCAGGTCGCGGAGCTTCAGTG ATCAAAGGAGCTACATTCCCCGGTAGTCAGTGTCCACGGTTCTGCAAGCTGGTTATCGATCGTTCTAAACATTTATTGAAACCG GTGCTGAAACATAAAGTGGATAACATAAAGCGAATGTGTGCCCATCCGCTAATGCCGCTGTACCTTACAGGCGGACAGGATGGTTCGGTGCAGATGTGGGAATGGGGTCATCAACAGGTCGTCTGTACGCCACGCTCTCCGGGAACGTTTGCAAAGGTCACACGCTGCCGGTTTTCGCAGCATGGTAATAAATTTGGCAtcgctgatggtgatggtaatCTTAGCCTCTGGCAAGTGGGCCTCGCTAGCCAAAACAATCGCCCGTTCTTC ACGTACCAATGCCATAACAAAGGAATCACAGATTTCGTATTTCTCGGATCATGCAGTCTAGTGGCAACAG CTGGGCATAGCTCCGAAAGCAAAAACGTAGCAATATGGGATACACTTTTACCACAAAAGAAGGCTTTGGTAGCGG CCTTTACGTGTCATGATCAGGGTGCTTCTAGTCTAGCGTATGCACCACAGCATCAGCTTCTTATTTCAGCCGGTAAAAAAGGTGATGTGAGCATTTTTGATGTTCGTCAACGTATTCTGAGACATCGGTTCCAG GCCCACGAACATCCAATCAAATGCTTAGCGATTGATCCGAACGAAGAGCAGTTTGTAACCGGCTCGGCTGATGGTGATATTAAG gtTTGGGGCCTGTCAATACATACCCAGCTGTACAGTTTCATGGGCGAGCATGCTCGAAGCAGCTTTTTCAAGCACATCGGGCAAGGCGTTACTCAGCTGCAGATAGACCAAGGAGGCCGACTATTTTCCTGCGGTGCTGATGGTTCAATGAAAGTCCGGCAGCTACCTGATCGCGAATCGATCGTTCATTCGCTGTACTAA